The sequence below is a genomic window from bacterium.
TCGGGTTAAAAGTGACTTTTCGGTCTGAGCCCAGTATCCAGAGCGGATACCCGTATTTCTTGAGAAGAAACGTTTCCTCGATATACGAGTAAATTTGTGTGAAAAGGTCGTATGTCCAGTCAGCGCCGGTGTGCTCGGTTATCATCATGAGCCCGACGAGGGTTTCGACCTGGGCGTAGTGTGCTTTTCCCAATTCCCACCTGTTCTCGTCCACATGCCTGAGCATGGTGAATACGCCGCCGTATACGTCATCCCATGCGACTCCGATGTGACGTCTGAGTCGTTCAGCCGCCGTATCGAAAAGCTCCCTGTTCTTTATCCGCGCCGCTTCATCCATGACATGCCAGAGCGCCTGGAAATCGTTGCCGAAATTGACCACCTGGCCGTAATCGTTATCCGGGAATGAGTGGTCGTGGTTCAGGATTTCGGTCACGAGGCCGAACCGGGGATTGTAGTAGTTGTTCATGATCGTATCGACACAACGGGCCGCAAGCGCCTCCATATCGGGGTCCGGCTGCTGTTCGAGAAGACGTGTCGCCGCCCGGAGAAACAGCATCCAGTCGTCCATGATCCTGATGCCGGGAGTGAGCGGCGCATCGGGGCCGAGATACCCTTTCCCCACATCGGTACCGTAATCGTCACGGTCATAGACACGAAGGCATTTGAGCGTGATCTCACGGGCAAGCTCGCGGTACGACCGGT
It includes:
- a CDS encoding AGE family epimerase/isomerase, producing the protein MKRRTFISSSATAIAVLSHTAQSEAASEKSGTKQAGTPVFAGMSLKELRNRYHSVLFDEYLPFMDKHIIDHEKGGFMCNASPDGTLISTNKRAVYEGRGIWVYSCLYNTCGREKKYLEVARKSVEFLLRNKPEGDSMWPGSFDKDGNPTSPPGTSVNADLYIADGFAEFARATDDRSYRELAREITLKCLRVYDRDDYGTDVGKGYLGPDAPLTPGIRIMDDWMLFLRAATRLLEQQPDPDMEALAARCVDTIMNNYYNPRFGLVTEILNHDHSFPDNDYGQVVNFGNDFQALWHVMDEAARIKNRELFDTAAERLRRHIGVAWDDVYGGVFTMLRHVDENRWELGKAHYAQVETLVGLMMITEHTGADWTYDLFTQIYSYIEETFLLKKYGYPLWILGSDRKVTFNPKSTRIGNFHQPRHLLLNLAALNRIIERNGRVSGVFG